Proteins encoded by one window of Nisaea sediminum:
- a CDS encoding ABC transporter permease yields MLRHAIKRLLVSIPVLLGVLFIGFMLMQIVPTDPATVLAGPTASAADIEAIRESMGLNEPVIVQFGIYLGRVLQGDLGRSLISNSSVVDELANTIGPTIELMCASLIWAIPLGILFGTLAAVRRGKASDRIIMAASVAGVSMPIFWFGLMLIQYVGFKWQILPFQGRAGPVWTIEGLRHIILPAITLGGVFVGPVARMTRTSLLEVLSSDFVRTARAKGVSERVIVLKHALRNSLIPVVTLIGLQIGFLLGGAVVTETMFAWPGVGRLAVGAIVSADYALSQGAILVLALSFIIVNIIVDLLYAVLDPRLRVS; encoded by the coding sequence ATGCTCAGACACGCCATCAAACGCCTGCTCGTCTCCATTCCCGTCTTGCTCGGGGTGCTCTTCATCGGCTTCATGCTGATGCAGATCGTTCCCACCGATCCCGCAACCGTGCTCGCGGGACCGACCGCGAGCGCCGCCGACATCGAGGCAATCCGCGAGTCGATGGGGCTGAACGAGCCCGTCATCGTCCAGTTCGGGATCTATCTCGGCCGCGTCCTGCAAGGCGATCTCGGGCGCTCCCTCATCTCCAACAGCTCGGTCGTAGACGAACTGGCGAACACCATCGGCCCGACGATCGAACTGATGTGCGCCAGCCTGATCTGGGCGATACCGCTCGGTATTCTATTCGGCACGCTGGCCGCCGTCCGGCGCGGCAAGGCCTCGGACCGGATCATCATGGCCGCCTCGGTCGCCGGCGTCTCGATGCCGATCTTCTGGTTCGGCCTGATGCTGATCCAGTATGTCGGCTTCAAATGGCAGATCCTGCCGTTCCAGGGCCGGGCCGGGCCGGTCTGGACGATCGAGGGGCTTCGGCACATCATCCTGCCGGCGATCACGCTCGGCGGCGTCTTTGTCGGCCCTGTCGCGCGCATGACACGAACCTCCCTGCTCGAGGTGCTGAGCAGTGACTTCGTCCGCACCGCCCGTGCCAAGGGCGTTTCGGAGCGGGTCATCGTGCTCAAGCACGCGCTGCGCAATTCTCTGATCCCGGTGGTGACGCTGATAGGCCTGCAGATCGGCTTCCTGCTCGGCGGTGCCGTGGTGACCGAGACCATGTTCGCCTGGCCCGGGGTCGGACGGCTGGCGGTAGGCGCCATCGTCTCGGCCGACTACGCCCTCAGCCAGGGAGCGATCCTGGTGCTCGCGCTGTCCTTCATCATCGTCAATATCATCGTCGACCTGCTCTATGCCGTGCTCGACCCGCGCCTGAGGGTGTCATGA
- a CDS encoding ABC transporter permease → MTEIHVSMNPIDEAPATAVTARRTALRKLMRDKGAVVSFVILAIIVTLALAAPLIAPHDPYDNNLRNMLKPPAWADAALPEHLLGTDGLGRDIVSRLLYGTRTTLMMGVMAVLAGGIIGSFMGLMAAYYKWLEGPVMRIVDILLSFPSILFGLAIAAVLGAGIFSITVALTVSAVPTIARITRGAAMVQMQMEYITASRAVGMSDARIIWLHLLPNSASTIFVYLTLQLGQTILLGAALSFIGLGAQPPTAELGTMASEGRNFLFFAPHVSTIPSLVIFLIVLCFNVLGDALRDVLDPRLRQ, encoded by the coding sequence ATGACCGAGATTCACGTTTCCATGAACCCGATCGACGAGGCACCGGCCACCGCCGTGACCGCACGGCGGACCGCCCTGCGGAAATTGATGCGGGACAAGGGGGCCGTGGTCTCCTTCGTGATCCTCGCCATCATCGTCACGCTCGCGCTCGCGGCGCCGTTGATTGCACCGCACGACCCCTATGACAACAATCTGCGCAACATGCTGAAACCTCCGGCCTGGGCCGACGCCGCTCTTCCGGAGCATCTGCTCGGCACCGACGGGCTCGGTCGGGACATCGTCAGCCGCCTGCTCTACGGCACCCGCACGACCCTGATGATGGGGGTGATGGCGGTTCTGGCCGGGGGGATCATCGGGTCTTTCATGGGGCTGATGGCGGCCTACTACAAATGGCTCGAAGGGCCGGTGATGCGCATTGTCGACATCCTGCTTTCCTTCCCGTCGATCCTCTTCGGCCTCGCCATCGCCGCCGTTCTCGGCGCCGGCATCTTCTCGATCACCGTCGCGCTCACGGTTTCGGCCGTTCCGACGATCGCCCGGATCACACGCGGAGCCGCCATGGTCCAGATGCAGATGGAATACATCACCGCGAGCCGCGCGGTCGGCATGAGCGACGCGCGCATCATCTGGCTGCACCTGCTGCCGAACAGCGCCTCGACGATCTTCGTCTACCTGACCCTGCAGCTCGGCCAGACGATCCTGCTCGGTGCAGCTCTCAGCTTCATCGGCCTCGGCGCCCAGCCTCCGACCGCCGAACTCGGAACCATGGCCTCCGAAGGCCGGAACTTCCTCTTCTTCGCACCTCACGTATCGACGATCCCCAGCCTGGTGATCTTCCTGATCGTGCTGTGTTTCAACGTTTTGGGCGATGCCCTGCGGGACGTTCTGGACCCGCGGCTGCGCCAGTAG
- a CDS encoding ABC transporter substrate-binding protein: protein MELSKLLLRAGAIALTAALPLAAPAVAETSVSVLRTIDTDRYDPHTSTSRATAEVMFMMGDTLVALGPDMKTISPLLAKSWTVSPDGLLYTFKLRDDVSFCSGKKLTAKDVKATIDRWIAHPKGVVKNRMGDVKEVRAVDDYTVEYELTQPYSELLYQMTQHFHTILNVEDVDKLGDDFGVKGFDGTGPYCFESWEPRNQLVLKKHEGYTWGPDFYENKGPAKVDEVVWKIIPEDNNRVAGIQTGQGDATQYLPYWAIDQLQANPQIAVTSPPFYFWTYYVGFKITRDIVNDIEVRKAINLAVDQKALAEGPFFGKAEPAYAYVHSGTLDYDPKAVDASLFGYDPEKAGSILDAAGWKMGDDKFRHKDGKKLELVAYSFTNIWRPVMEAVQGDLRKVGVDLKVEVFDATVVWGKLKTQDFDLYTMSYPYVSAGDALNLYFPSANMPTPNRMNWDDAETDQWLKEGRGALTDADRAAAYSKVEKKVHDAVVWIPIVHEPMFVAAGPRMKPIEAHGIYGAGLYKGLNLELK, encoded by the coding sequence ATGGAACTCAGCAAGTTGTTGCTGCGGGCGGGGGCAATCGCCCTGACCGCGGCCCTGCCGCTGGCGGCTCCCGCGGTCGCGGAGACGTCCGTCAGCGTGCTCCGGACCATCGACACCGACCGATACGACCCCCACACCTCCACTTCGCGCGCGACCGCGGAAGTGATGTTCATGATGGGCGACACCCTGGTCGCGCTCGGCCCGGACATGAAGACGATCAGCCCGCTGCTGGCGAAGTCCTGGACGGTGTCCCCGGACGGTCTGCTCTACACCTTCAAGCTGCGTGACGACGTCAGTTTCTGCAGCGGCAAGAAGCTGACCGCCAAAGACGTCAAGGCGACGATCGATCGCTGGATCGCACACCCGAAGGGCGTCGTGAAGAACCGCATGGGCGACGTGAAGGAAGTCCGCGCGGTCGACGACTACACGGTCGAGTACGAACTGACGCAGCCCTATTCCGAGCTGCTCTATCAAATGACGCAGCATTTCCACACGATCCTCAATGTCGAGGACGTGGATAAGCTGGGCGACGATTTCGGTGTGAAGGGCTTCGACGGCACCGGCCCCTACTGCTTCGAGAGCTGGGAGCCGCGCAACCAGCTCGTGCTGAAGAAGCACGAGGGTTACACTTGGGGCCCGGACTTCTACGAGAACAAGGGTCCGGCCAAAGTCGACGAGGTCGTCTGGAAGATCATTCCGGAAGACAACAACCGGGTCGCCGGGATCCAGACCGGCCAGGGCGACGCGACGCAGTACCTGCCTTACTGGGCGATCGACCAGCTGCAGGCCAACCCGCAGATCGCGGTCACCTCGCCGCCGTTCTACTTCTGGACCTATTATGTCGGTTTCAAGATCACCCGTGACATCGTGAACGACATCGAGGTCCGCAAGGCAATCAACCTCGCGGTCGACCAGAAGGCTCTGGCCGAGGGTCCGTTCTTCGGCAAGGCCGAGCCGGCCTATGCCTACGTCCATTCCGGTACGCTCGATTACGATCCGAAGGCTGTCGATGCGAGCTTGTTCGGCTACGATCCCGAGAAGGCCGGGTCGATCCTCGACGCCGCCGGCTGGAAGATGGGCGACGACAAATTCCGACACAAGGACGGCAAGAAGCTCGAACTGGTGGCCTACAGCTTCACCAACATCTGGCGCCCGGTCATGGAAGCGGTCCAGGGCGACCTGCGTAAGGTGGGCGTCGACCTCAAGGTCGAAGTCTTCGACGCGACCGTCGTCTGGGGCAAGCTCAAGACCCAGGATTTCGACCTCTACACGATGTCCTATCCCTACGTCTCAGCGGGTGATGCCCTGAACCTCTACTTCCCGTCCGCCAACATGCCGACGCCGAACCGGATGAACTGGGACGACGCCGAAACCGACCAGTGGCTGAAGGAAGGCCGCGGCGCGCTCACCGACGCCGACCGTGCCGCCGCCTATTCAAAGGTGGAGAAGAAGGTCCACGACGCCGTGGTCTGGATTCCGATCGTGCACGAGCCGATGTTCGTCGCCGCAGGTCCGCGCATGAAGCCGATCGAGGCGCACGGCATCTACGGCGCGGGTCTCTACAAGGGGCTCAATCTCGAGCTGAAGTAG
- a CDS encoding DUF1330 domain-containing protein, which translates to MPAGYIIAQIDVSDAAAFEEYRKLVPATIAKFGGEYLVRGGKQEQLEGSSNPRTVVLHFESFDKAREWYHSSDYEKPKAMRQAASKGNVVLVEGV; encoded by the coding sequence ATGCCGGCCGGATACATCATCGCGCAGATCGACGTCTCCGATGCCGCCGCGTTCGAGGAATACCGCAAGCTGGTCCCCGCCACGATCGCCAAGTTTGGCGGCGAGTATCTGGTCCGCGGCGGCAAACAGGAACAGCTCGAAGGCAGCAGCAATCCACGCACCGTCGTGCTGCATTTCGAGAGCTTCGACAAAGCGCGCGAATGGTACCATTCTTCAGACTACGAAAAGCCCAAAGCCATGCGGCAGGCTGCGTCGAAAGGCAATGTCGTCCTGGTCGAAGGCGTCTAA
- a CDS encoding class I SAM-dependent methyltransferase, whose protein sequence is MKLNIGCGFRKMDGYVNVDAFPDCNPDILHDLEKTPWPFEADSITEIVATHVLEHLGADKNVFFNIIKEIYRVLADGGIFKVAVPHYMHQNYYSDPTHVRTFTKRTFEMLDMDKNRQWMKTGSNVTMLAAMLKVDFELLSVTQTYDDLWTKKLIDGEVTRAELREIAKKQWNVVTEVGFTLKARKP, encoded by the coding sequence AAAAATGGACGGGTATGTCAACGTGGATGCCTTTCCAGACTGCAATCCGGACATCCTGCATGATCTCGAAAAGACCCCTTGGCCGTTCGAGGCAGATTCCATTACCGAAATCGTAGCAACTCACGTGCTTGAGCATCTGGGCGCGGACAAGAACGTTTTTTTCAATATCATCAAAGAGATATATCGCGTTCTCGCCGACGGCGGCATCTTCAAGGTCGCCGTTCCACACTACATGCACCAGAACTATTACTCCGACCCGACCCATGTCCGGACGTTCACAAAGAGAACTTTCGAAATGCTGGACATGGATAAGAACCGTCAATGGATGAAAACAGGCTCCAACGTCACCATGCTGGCCGCGATGCTCAAAGTCGATTTCGAACTCCTGAGCGTTACACAAACCTACGACGATCTTTGGACGAAGAAGCTCATCGACGGCGAAGTGACCCGCGCGGAGCTGCGGGAAATTGCAAAAAAACAGTGGAACGTCGTCACCGAAGTAGGCTTCACGCTCAAGGCCCGGAAACCCTGA